TCGGATTGCAGCATGCCGCGCAATTCGTCGACACTGCGTTTGCCATCCACAAAAATCAGCACCCGTCGGACGCGGGGCGTCAGCCCCCCGGCCTTGGTGGCGATTTCGTCATGCCCCTTCGGGGTCTTGGCGAAAACAACGCCCATGGTTTGTCTCCAGTGTTTTTATGAAATTCTGCGGGGCATTGTACACAAAGAAAAACCCGCCGGAGGGCGGGTTTTTTCGGGTCCGGCGAACGACAGGATCAGGCGGCGGCTTGCACCGGGATCTTGTGGCCGCGACGGACGATGCGGTTCTGCGAATCAACGTAAATCAGCTCCGGCTCGTGCTTGGCCAGTTCGACTTCGTTATAGACCGCAAAGGTCGCAATGATCAGGATGTCGCCAGGTGCAGCACGGCGGGCAGCCGAGCCGTTGACGGAGATGACGCCAGAACCACGTTCAGCACGAATTGCATAGGTGGTGAAACGCTCGCCATTGTTTACGTTCCAGATGTCGATCTGTTCGTATTCCTTGATGTTGGCGGCTTCGAGCAGGTCTTCATCAATGGCACAGGAACCCTCGTAGTGCAGGTCGGCGTGGGTTGCTGTCACGCGATGCAACTTGGATTTCAGCATTGTTCTCTGCATGGTTTCACTCATCCAGATGGTTGGGGGATGCGAATTGTAGCCCCTACAAAACCGCTGTCAACGATCTTTTTATGCCCGGCGGAAGGGCGTCAAATCTCAATGTTATCAATGAGCCGTGTTGTTCCCAGTCGGCTGGCGGCAAGCACGACCATTGGGGCGTCTACGCCTTTCGGCATAGACAGGTCGGACTGTTGTCGCACTGCAACATAATCGCTCTGCCAGCCGGCAGCGGTCAACGCATCCAGCGTGCCTTTTTCCAGTTTCGCGATGTCGGTTTCGCCATTGCGCAGGGCGTCGCGAATGCGGTTCAGCTCGCGATACAGGCGCGGCGCCTCGGCGCGTTGCTCCGTTGTCAGGTAACCGTTGCGTGATGAAAGGGCCAGGCCGTCCTCGGCGCGTACCGTTTCGCCGCCGATGATGTCGATCGGCAGGGCCAGCTGGCGCGTCATGTTGCGAATCACCATCAGCTGCTGGTAATCCTTCTTGCCGAACAGTGCAGCCTGTGGCTGGACAATGTTGAACAGCTTGAGGACCACGGTGGCGACGCCGCGGAAGTGGCCGGGGCGAAATTCGCCGTCGAGGATGTTCTGGATGGCCGGTGGCTCAACCAGATATTCTTGCGGCTCGGGGTAGAGGTCAGCCTCGGTCGGTGCGAACAGCACGTCAACGCCGGCGGCGGCCAGTTTGTCGCAGTCGGCCTGGAAGGTGCGCGGATACTTGTCGAAGTCCTCGTTCGGGCCGAACTGGATGCGATTGACGAAGATGCTGGCAACCACGGTGTCGCCATGGGCGCGCGCCTGGGTCATCAGGCTGATGTGACCGGCGTGCAGGTTGCCCATGGTCGGCACGAAAACAACGCGGCCGCGTCCCTTGAGCGCCGCACGCAGGTCGGCGATGCTGGAATGGATTTGCATGTGAATACTCGCTGCGAAATTAGCCGGCGTAGGTATGTTCCGGACCCGGATAGCTGCCATCCTTGATGGCGGCAACGGCACGGCTGGCGGCATCGGCAATGCTGCTGGCGCCATCCATGAAATTGCGGACAAACTTGGCCTTCTTGCCGGGGGGGATGTCGAAGGCGTCGTGCAGCACCAGTACCTGGCCGGAGCAGTCGCGGCCGGCGCCGATGCCGATGGTGATGATGTTGAGGTCGGCGGTGACTTCGCTCGCCAGCTGGGCCGGGATCGCTTCCAGCACGAGCATGGTCGCACCGGCACGCTGCAGGGCCTGCGCATCATCCTTCAGGCGTTGCGCGGCGGCTTCGCCCTTGCCCTGGACCTTGTAACCGCCCAGCGCATGCACCGACTGCGGCGTCAGGCCGAGATGGCCGCAAACGGGGATGCCGCGGTGGGTCAGGAATTCGACCGTGGCTGCCATTTCCTGGCCGCCTTCGAGCTTGACCATCTGGGCGCCCGCGGCCATCAGGGTCACCGCATTGCGGAAGGCCTGTTCCGGCGATTCCTGGTAACTGCCGAAGGGCATGTCAGCGATGATGAAGGGGCGGTCGCTGCCGCGCTTGACGGCGGCGGTGTGGTAGGCGATGTCGGCGACAGTGACCGGCAGCGTCGTGTCATGTCCCTGGATGACATTGCCCAGCGAGTCGCCGATCAGCAGCGTCTCGACGCCGGCACCGTCGAGCAGACGGGCGAAGCTGGCGTCGTAGCAGGTGAACATGCTGACCTTTTCGCCCGCCTGGTAGAGCTTGGCGAGGTCGGCCTGGGTCAGGCGGCGGGTGACGACTTGTGCAGACATTCAGGTCCTGAAAACGAAATAGACAGCGCCTAGGATACACAGGGCAGCCCACAGGTAGTCAAGCTTCAGCGGCTGATCCATGTAAAAAATCACGAAAGGCACAAAAACGGCGAGGGTGATGACTTCCTGCAGGATCTTGAGCTGGCCGAGGCTCATCTCGGTGTGGCCGATGCGGTTGGCCGGCACCTGGATCAGGTACTCGAACAGTGCGATGCCCCAGGAAAACAGCGCGGCAATCCACCACGGCTTGTCATTGAGGTTTTTCAGGTGCGAATACCAGGCGAAAGTCATGAAGACATTCGACAAAGCAAGCAGGATCACCGTCTGCCAGAGAACCGGCAGGTTGAAACCAGGGAAATTCACAGGCGGACGATGCCCTGGTTGGCGACGGCCGGCAGCCAGGCAGCGATGCTGCCGCGGCCGGGGATGACCAGGTCGGGGGAGATTTCAGCCAGCGGCTGCAGGACGAAGGCGCGCAGGTGCAGGCGCGGATGCGGTAATTGCAGGCGCGGCAGGTCGAGAAACTGGTCGTTGTAGAGCAGCAGGTCGAGATCGAGCGTGCGCGGGCCGTTTTTCTCGGCACGCAGGCGACCGAAGCGGTTTTCCAGGTCGAGCAGCGCGTCGAGTAGGCTTTCCGGCGCCAGCGTTGTTTCCAGTGCAGCGACGGCGTTGATGAAGTCGGGCTGGTCGGCAAGGCCGACCGGTGCCGTGCGGTACAGCGACGAGGTATGCACGACGCGGCTTTCCGGCAGGTTGGCCAGGGCACCGAAGGCAGCGCGGACGGTGCTCGCCGGGTCGCCGAGGTTGGCGCCCAGCGCGACGTAGGCGAGGTTCATTCGGCGCTGCTGGATTCGCCGCCCGCGGCCGCAGGCTTCTTGCGCCGGCGGCGGCGTTTCTTGTCGGCAGCCTGTTCCGGCAGCAGCATTTCTGCCCTTTCTTCACCGTCGACCGCCTGGAAGCGCGTCCACCAGTCCGCGACTTCCATGTCGAGCTCACCGGACTCGGCGCGCAACACGAGGAAGTCGTAGCCGGCGCGGAAGCGCGGCTGCTCGAGCAGGGCGTAGGGGCGCTTGCCGGCGCGCTGTTCGAAGCGCGGTTGCAGGGCCCAGATGTCCTTGATGTCGCCGGCGATGCGGCGCGTGATGGCGAGCTTTTCGCCCTGCACGTCGAGCACCGTGTCCATGGCCTGGTAAAGCGCCGGGATCTTGGCTTCGCCCTTGTTCTTGAGCTTTTCCCAGTGTGCCAGCACTTCGTGCCAGAGCAGTGTCGCGAACAGGAAACCGGGCGAGATGCCCTTGCCCTTGCGTACGCGGGCATCGGTGTTGGCGAGCGAGAGCATGATGAATTTCTCGCCCATCGGCTGGTCGAGAATGACGTCGAGCAGCGGCAGCAGGCCGTGATGCAGGCCTTCGTCGCGCAACTGGGTGATGCACTTGACGGAATGGCCCGAGGTCAGCAGTTTGAGCATTTCGTCGAAGAGGCGGGCAGCCGGCACGTTTTCGAGCAGCACGGCCATCTCGCGGATAGGCTTCTTGGCTTCCGGGTCGATCGACAGGCCGAGCTTGGCGGCGAGACGCACGGCACGCAGCATGCGCACCGGGTCTTCGCGGTAGCGGGTGCGCGGCTCGCCGATCATGCGCAGGGTTTTCTGCTTGAGATCGCCGACGCCGTGGTGATAGTCGATGACCGCTTCGGTGGCCGGATCGTAATACAGCGCATTGGCGGTGAAGTCGCGGCGGGCGGCATCCTCGGCATGGCTGCCGAAGACGTTATCGTGCAGCACGCGGCCGTGTTCGTCGGTTTTCGTCTTCTCGTCCAGGGTGCCGCGGAAGGTGGTGACCTCGAGGGTTTCCTGGCCCATCATCACATGCACGATCTGGAAGCGGCGGCCGATGATGCGGGCGCGGCGGAAGTGGCGACGCACTTCTTCCGGCGTGGCATCGGTGGCGATGTCGAAATCCTTCGGCTCGGCGCCGATCAGCAGGTCGCGTACGGCGCCGCCGACGACATAGGCCTTGTGGCCGTGTTCCTGCAGGGTTTCGCAAACACGCCGGCTGCCGGAACTGATCCGGTCGCGGGTGATGCCGTGGGTGGAGACGGGGATGACGGCCGGCTCATGGTGGCCGGCCCTGGGTTTTTTGCCGCCTAGAACGCGGGAAATGAATTTGCGGATCACTTATTACCGATCATTGAGCGCTTGCTGCGCTGCGGAAAAGAAGCGATTCTACCGCAAAGTGATGATTTTTCATCGAATTGGCATCAATCCAGACCAAAGAACTCGCGGATTTTCCTGCCGATTGCGGCACTGCCCGGGACTTTCTGCTGTGCTTCGTTGCGCCCCTGGTGGTAACCATGTTCGAGCTCGGCAAAGCGCTGCAGGCGGGCTTCGAGAATGCCGGACAGGCTGTCGGCCAGCTCGGGGCGCTGCTGGATGATTTCCTGGAAACCTTCCTTGTCGAGGCGGTAGGCCTCGACATTGCTGGTCGCGATCACCGTGGCCCGGCGCGGCGCCCCGGTCATCAGGCCGATTTCGCCGAAGACGCTGCCCGGGCCACGCTTTTCCAGCAGGCGGCGGGGGCCTTCCGGCGGTTGCCACCAGGCTTCGGCCTCGCCATTGACGATGATGTACAGCCAGTGGGCGATGGCGCCCTGGCGGGTGAGGATGTCGCCGCGCGCGAATGGCGCGTTGATCAGGTGTTCGGCGAGATGGCGCTTTTCGCTGTCATCGAAGCGGGCAAACAGCTCGATCGAGTTGATCGCCTGCAAGCGGCGTTTCAATTCGCGGCTCTGTACCTCTTCGCGATGTGCGGCACCTTCCTCGACGAGGTGGATGGTGTGATCGTCGGTGGCGAGGCGGATGCCGTTGCGTTGCAGCGTGGCGAGTACGTGCGTGCGCACATCGGAGTCGGTGAGGTCGTCGGGCAGCGGGTTGTGCAGCCAGTAGCGCAGCGTGTAGTGGGCGTAACCGGGGCCGAAATTCATCAGCACGCAGCTCGGTGCCGGGTCAGGTGCGACGTTGCTGATCGTCGCCGCGGCAATGTCTGCCTCGATCAGCGGGATCAGGCGGCCGGGCTGTACCGCGAGGTCGATGTTGAAGTCGATGCTGCGCCGCCAGGCCGGGTGCTCGCTGTTCTTGTCGCAAATGATGTAGTAACGCCCCTTCATCAGTTGGCTGTTGGGAACGATGACCTTTTCGCCGTTGCGCGTGAGCAGGGCGGTGTAACGCCACTGGATGTCGGTAACCCGGCCTGACAGGTCGTCGACCCTGATCCAGTCGCCGATTTCCAGTGAGTTGTCCATCTGCAGCGCGAGGCCGCCGAGCAGGTTGCCCAGCGTGTCCTGCATCGAGATGGCGAGCACCGCGGTCAGGATGGCGGAGGTGGCGAACAGGTGGGTCAGTTCAACGCCGGACTGGTTGAGGCGGAAGAAGCCCCAGCCGATGTAGCCGATGATGACCAGGATGTCGGCCAGGATGCCGGCGATGTGGATGCGTACGCGCGGCAGGGCGACATTGAACAGGGCAAGGCCGGCGAAGCGGATCACCGCCAGGCCCTCGCCGAAAATGCTCATCTGGCGCAGCCAGCGGGCAGCGGCGGTCATTGCCTGGTCGGCAAGGAGGAGGCCGGCGAGCAGGTCGCCGAGCAGGCAGGCGGCGAAAAAGACGCTGGTATTGATCAGCGAGCGGCGCAGCGGCTTCAGCGGCTGCCAGATCAGGAGCAGCAGAAAACCGAGGGCGAGGAAGGTGAGCGGAGCTTCGCGGCTGAGAAAGGGGATGTTCAGCATCAGGCGTTGCGCAGGCTGATCGAGATCCAGTCATGCGCGTCGGCGTGCGCCTGCAGTTTTTCATCGGCATCGACCGCGACCGGCGTCTTGACCTTGCCCATCAGCGGCAGGTCGTTGTGCGAGTCGCTGTAGAAGAAGCTGTCCTCGAAACTGCCCCACCACAGGCCGAGCGATTCGAGCCAGGCTTCGACGCGGACGATCTTGCCTTCACGGAAGGACGGTACGCCGCTCGGCGCGCCGGTAAACGCCCCGGTTTGCACGTCGACCGCCGGGATCGTGCCGATCAGGTGCGGAATGCCGAAGGCGCGGGCAATCGCGCCGGTGACGAAGGTGTTGGTGGCGGTGACGATGGCGCACAGGTCGCCGTTGTCGAGGTGCTGGCGCACGACGTCGAGGCCTTCGCTGCTCATGATCGGGCGGATGTGCTTTTCCATGTACTCGGCGTGCCAGGCATCGAGTTCGGCGCGGCTGTGACGGGCGAGCGGGGCGAGCTGGAAGGCGAGGAATTCATGGATGTCGAGGGTGCCGGCCTTGTACTGTTCGTAGAACTGGACGTTCTTGGCTTCCTGTACTTCGCGGTCGACGACGCCCTTGCTGATCAGGAACTGCGCCCATTCAAAATCGGAGTCGCCGGAGAGGAGGGTATTGTCCAAGTCAAAAAGAGCGAGGTTCATGCGTTTTCCATATTGAGCAGTTCGCGCAGCAGCGGCAGGGTGACCGGCCGTTTCTGTTCGAGGGTGTATTGATCGAGGGCGACGACCAGCATCGACAGCGTGCGCATGTCGCGCGGCGCGTGGCGCATCAGGTAAGCGATCACTTCCGGCGTCAGCTTGAGGGCGCGTTCCTTCGCCTGGGCGGCGACGGCGGCGGCCTTCTCGGCGTCGGACAGCGGCTGCAGGCGGTAGATCAGGCCGGAGCCCAGGCGGGTGCGCAAATCCTCGCGCAGCGCGAGGTGGACCGGTGGCTGCGGTGCGGCGGTCAACAGCATGCCGTCGCTCATTTTCAGGCGATTGAAATGGTTGAACAGGGCGATCTGGCCGACCTCGTTCAAGGCATCGACGTTGTCGACCGCGAGCTGCTCGGCTGCCGGGGCGCTGCCCAGGGACGGATCTAGCGCCGCATCGACCAGCGTGAAAGTGCTCGCCTGCAGCAGGTGCGAGCGGCCGCAACCGGATTCGCCCCACAGGCAGAACGAGGTGTCACGCCGTTCGCCGGCCAGCCAGCCGGTCAGGGCGGCGACCGTTTCCGCATTGCCGCCGGCGACGAAGTTGTCGAGCGAAGGCGGGCTTTCCGGCAACAGGTCGAGAATCAGCTGGCGCATCATGGGGCGGGTAGGAAACAAGGGTGGCGATTTTAGCATCGCTGCCGGCAATCGCCGGTGCTTGCCGGGTGGCGTTGAAGCTTTCCAGGCGTTGCCAGGCGGTCGACAGCGTTTTTTGCCCGATTTTGCCGGCCTTGAGCGCTTGTGCTGCGCCGTAGAGGGCGCGGAAATACTGGTCCGGATCGTAGGAAACGAGGACCAGGTCGACGCCGGCGGCAAGCGCTTCGCTGGCCACCCGGCCGATGCCGCGTTGATAGACGGCGCCCATGTTGAGATCGTCGGTAATCAGGATGCCGGCGTAGCCCCAGTCGCGGCGCAGCAGGCCGGCAACCACGGCGGCCGAGTGCGAGGCGGCGTGCGCCGGATCGATGCTGTCCAGCGTCACATGGCCGAGCATGATCGCGGTCGCCGGCTGCCCGCCCAGGGCGCGGAAGGGCAGCCAGTCGGCCGCCAGCGCGGTTGGTGTGGCGGTGAGGCGGGCGGCCTTCAGATGGGTATCCTGGCGCACCTGGCCGAGACCGGGGAAATGCTTCAGTGTCGCGCGCACCCCGTTGTTGCTCAGGCCGGTGATGTAGCCGTCGGCGACTTCGCTGACCAGCAGCGGATCGGCCGAGATGGCACGGGCGCCGATGTTGGTCAGCATGTCGTCGGCGACGGGCCGCTGCGGGCGCAGATCGACGACCGGGCCGAAATTGAGATTGACGCCGAGCCGCGCCAGGCCGGCGCCCTGTTCCTCGCCATAGCGGCGGGCCCGCTCATGCAGGCTGCCGCCTTCCCGCTCAAGCAGACTGGATAGCGGCGGCAGGTTGGCCAGCATCGGCGAGAGGTGGGCCACGCTGCCGCCTTCCTGGTCGGCGGCGACGATCAGCGGCGGCAGGCCGTTCTGCTGGCGCAGCTGCTGCAAGCGGGCGATGGCAGCGGCGACTAGGCCGGGCGAACTGTGGCGCACATTGCGCCGGGTCAGATAGATGCCGCCGATCAGGCCGCGCGCGGCGAGCGGCTCGAGATCGTCGAAGTGCTCGAAGCCGACGATGAAATGCCTGCCCAGCCGGCGCATGTCGGCATCGGCGGCTAGCACGCTGGCGCGCTGCAACTGGAATTCCAGCTCGCGGTACAGGGTGAGCGCGACCAGAGCGAGCAGCGCCATGCCGAGCAGGCGGCGGTTGCCGCCGGGCCGGCGCAGGGCGAACCCGGCGCCGGTCATGCCGATCAGCAGCAGAGCCGGCGTTTCCCAGGCGCGCCAGACATGGAGCAAGGGATGCTTGAGATGCCAGGCGACGCCGAGCAGCAGGCAAACTGCCGCCCAGCCGGGGGCCGGGCGGAGCAGGCGACAGAGTGGTCGCAACATCGTCTTGCCTTACTCGACGGTCGGGTTGAGGCTGGCGCCGATGCGGTACCAGTCGAGGCGGCGCGTGGCAAGCATGGTGGTGGCGAGCGCCAGGAAGAGCAGGATGGCGCCCA
The DNA window shown above is from Quatrionicoccus australiensis and carries:
- a CDS encoding glycoside hydrolase family 3 N-terminal domain-containing protein — its product is MLRPLCRLLRPAPGWAAVCLLLGVAWHLKHPLLHVWRAWETPALLLIGMTGAGFALRRPGGNRRLLGMALLALVALTLYRELEFQLQRASVLAADADMRRLGRHFIVGFEHFDDLEPLAARGLIGGIYLTRRNVRHSSPGLVAAAIARLQQLRQQNGLPPLIVAADQEGGSVAHLSPMLANLPPLSSLLEREGGSLHERARRYGEEQGAGLARLGVNLNFGPVVDLRPQRPVADDMLTNIGARAISADPLLVSEVADGYITGLSNNGVRATLKHFPGLGQVRQDTHLKAARLTATPTALAADWLPFRALGGQPATAIMLGHVTLDSIDPAHAASHSAAVVAGLLRRDWGYAGILITDDLNMGAVYQRGIGRVASEALAAGVDLVLVSYDPDQYFRALYGAAQALKAGKIGQKTLSTAWQRLESFNATRQAPAIAGSDAKIATLVSYPPHDAPADSRPVAGKPAFARQLRRRRQCGNGRRPDRLAGRRTA
- a CDS encoding mechanosensitive ion channel family protein, with the translated sequence MLNIPFLSREAPLTFLALGFLLLLIWQPLKPLRRSLINTSVFFAACLLGDLLAGLLLADQAMTAAARWLRQMSIFGEGLAVIRFAGLALFNVALPRVRIHIAGILADILVIIGYIGWGFFRLNQSGVELTHLFATSAILTAVLAISMQDTLGNLLGGLALQMDNSLEIGDWIRVDDLSGRVTDIQWRYTALLTRNGEKVIVPNSQLMKGRYYIICDKNSEHPAWRRSIDFNIDLAVQPGRLIPLIEADIAAATISNVAPDPAPSCVLMNFGPGYAHYTLRYWLHNPLPDDLTDSDVRTHVLATLQRNGIRLATDDHTIHLVEEGAAHREEVQSRELKRRLQAINSIELFARFDDSEKRHLAEHLINAPFARGDILTRQGAIAHWLYIIVNGEAEAWWQPPEGPRRLLEKRGPGSVFGEIGLMTGAPRRATVIATSNVEAYRLDKEGFQEIIQQRPELADSLSGILEARLQRFAELEHGYHQGRNEAQQKVPGSAAIGRKIREFFGLD
- the panD gene encoding aspartate 1-decarboxylase gives rise to the protein MLKSKLHRVTATHADLHYEGSCAIDEDLLEAANIKEYEQIDIWNVNNGERFTTYAIRAERGSGVISVNGSAARRAAPGDILIIATFAVYNEVELAKHEPELIYVDSQNRIVRRGHKIPVQAAA
- the folK gene encoding 2-amino-4-hydroxy-6-hydroxymethyldihydropteridine diphosphokinase; its protein translation is MNLAYVALGANLGDPASTVRAAFGALANLPESRVVHTSSLYRTAPVGLADQPDFINAVAALETTLAPESLLDALLDLENRFGRLRAEKNGPRTLDLDLLLYNDQFLDLPRLQLPHPRLHLRAFVLQPLAEISPDLVIPGRGSIAAWLPAVANQGIVRL
- the hda gene encoding DnaA regulatory inactivator Hda, which gives rise to MPESPPSLDNFVAGGNAETVAALTGWLAGERRDTSFCLWGESGCGRSHLLQASTFTLVDAALDPSLGSAPAAEQLAVDNVDALNEVGQIALFNHFNRLKMSDGMLLTAAPQPPVHLALREDLRTRLGSGLIYRLQPLSDAEKAAAVAAQAKERALKLTPEVIAYLMRHAPRDMRTLSMLVVALDQYTLEQKRPVTLPLLRELLNMENA
- a CDS encoding DMT family protein, coding for MTFAWYSHLKNLNDKPWWIAALFSWGIALFEYLIQVPANRIGHTEMSLGQLKILQEVITLAVFVPFVIFYMDQPLKLDYLWAALCILGAVYFVFRT
- a CDS encoding histidinol-phosphatase codes for the protein MNLALFDLDNTLLSGDSDFEWAQFLISKGVVDREVQEAKNVQFYEQYKAGTLDIHEFLAFQLAPLARHSRAELDAWHAEYMEKHIRPIMSSEGLDVVRQHLDNGDLCAIVTATNTFVTGAIARAFGIPHLIGTIPAVDVQTGAFTGAPSGVPSFREGKIVRVEAWLESLGLWWGSFEDSFFYSDSHNDLPLMGKVKTPVAVDADEKLQAHADAHDWISISLRNA
- the panC gene encoding pantoate--beta-alanine ligase, with the translated sequence MQIHSSIADLRAALKGRGRVVFVPTMGNLHAGHISLMTQARAHGDTVVASIFVNRIQFGPNEDFDKYPRTFQADCDKLAAAGVDVLFAPTEADLYPEPQEYLVEPPAIQNILDGEFRPGHFRGVATVVLKLFNIVQPQAALFGKKDYQQLMVIRNMTRQLALPIDIIGGETVRAEDGLALSSRNGYLTTEQRAEAPRLYRELNRIRDALRNGETDIAKLEKGTLDALTAAGWQSDYVAVRQQSDLSMPKGVDAPMVVLAASRLGTTRLIDNIEI
- the pcnB gene encoding polynucleotide adenylyltransferase PcnB: MIRKFISRVLGGKKPRAGHHEPAVIPVSTHGITRDRISSGSRRVCETLQEHGHKAYVVGGAVRDLLIGAEPKDFDIATDATPEEVRRHFRRARIIGRRFQIVHVMMGQETLEVTTFRGTLDEKTKTDEHGRVLHDNVFGSHAEDAARRDFTANALYYDPATEAVIDYHHGVGDLKQKTLRMIGEPRTRYREDPVRMLRAVRLAAKLGLSIDPEAKKPIREMAVLLENVPAARLFDEMLKLLTSGHSVKCITQLRDEGLHHGLLPLLDVILDQPMGEKFIMLSLANTDARVRKGKGISPGFLFATLLWHEVLAHWEKLKNKGEAKIPALYQAMDTVLDVQGEKLAITRRIAGDIKDIWALQPRFEQRAGKRPYALLEQPRFRAGYDFLVLRAESGELDMEVADWWTRFQAVDGEERAEMLLPEQAADKKRRRRRKKPAAAGGESSSAE
- the panB gene encoding 3-methyl-2-oxobutanoate hydroxymethyltransferase, whose protein sequence is MSAQVVTRRLTQADLAKLYQAGEKVSMFTCYDASFARLLDGAGVETLLIGDSLGNVIQGHDTTLPVTVADIAYHTAAVKRGSDRPFIIADMPFGSYQESPEQAFRNAVTLMAAGAQMVKLEGGQEMAATVEFLTHRGIPVCGHLGLTPQSVHALGGYKVQGKGEAAAQRLKDDAQALQRAGATMLVLEAIPAQLASEVTADLNIITIGIGAGRDCSGQVLVLHDAFDIPPGKKAKFVRNFMDGASSIADAASRAVAAIKDGSYPGPEHTYAG